Genomic segment of Pontibacter liquoris:
CAAAACTTTCCTCCCGAAAGTATACTTTTGCCTTTACGCCATACTTTGACACCACAGCTATGAAACGCTTTTTCCTCCTCTACCGCAATGCCTTTGGCGGCTTGTCCAAGCCCGCCTGGATGATGTCGGTGGTGATGCTCATTAACCGCAGCGGCTCCATGGTAACGCCTTTCCTGGGCGTATACATGACCGAGACCCTCGGGTATGGGTTGCGCGAGGCAGGCATTGTGCTCAGCATTTACGGGCTGGGTTCGGTATGTGGTTCGCTGCTGGGTGGCTGGCTCACCGATAAGATCGGGCATTTTAAGGTGCAGCTCATCAGCCTGGTGCTGGGCGGCAGTTTATACTTTGTGCTGGTAAACCTGGAGCGTTTCGGGTACCTGGCAGCGGGCATTTTTGTCCTTAGCCTGGTAAACGACATGCTGCGCCCCGCCAACTCGGCCTCCATCGCCTCCTATGCTAAACCCGAAAACGTAACGCGCGCCTTCTCGCTCAACCGCATGGCCATTAACCTAGGCTTTTCCATCGGCCCGGCGTTAGGTGGCCTGCTGGCCGCTATCTCGTTCCGGTGGCTGTTTATTGCCGATGGCGTTACTTGCATCGCAGCCGGCTTCTTTTTCTTTTTATACTTCCGCAACAAACAGGGCCACCATCCCAGACATCTACCAAAAGACACAACAGCTCACCCGCCTGTGCTGCCCGCTTACAAGGACTATACTTTCCTGCTGTTTGTGGGCTTCTGCTGCTGTTTTGCCATTATCTTTTTCCAGCTGTTCTCCACCCTACCGCTGTATTACCGCCAGGTCTACGTGTTGCCCGAAAGCCGCATCGGGGTGCTGATGGGCATCAACGGCATGGTTGTTTTCCTGCTCGAAATGATCACCGTATACCTGCTCGGCGACAAGGTGCGCAAAGATGTGCTGGTAACGGTTGGGGTGCTTATACTTGGTTTCTCCTTTGTGCTGCTCAACCTGGTGCAGCATATCAGCGTGCTGTACCTGGCTATGCTGCTCTTAAGTATAGCCGAGATCTGCGCCATGCCGTTTATGGCCACCATTACCGTGGAGCGCTCCAACGACCGGAACCGCGGCGCCTACATGGGCCTGTATACCATTGCGTATTCGGCGGCCCACGTAGTGGCGCCGTTCCTAGGCACAAGCATTGTGGCGGCGTATGGCTTTGCCACGCTCTGGTGGGCAATGGGAGGCTTTGCTGTTGTTTCGGCCGTTGGCTTATACCTGGTAGTGCGGCAGATGGAACGCCAACGGCACCAGCAGCAAATGGCAGCAACAGCGGCCCAGGCGCTTACAACCGGCTAACCTCTGCTGCTTTTTAAAACCTGACCAACAGTGCCAATGCCTCCCGGAAACGGCGAAGCCAGGTAGCGGCTACCAGCAAGTATACCGGCCATTATCCGGAGTAGTATAAAACAGAAAAGCCCCTGCCTTATACAGACAGGGGCTTTTTGCTATTACAAAATATACGTTAGCTGACGCCGCTGCCATTCACTACCTGCTTGCCGGGCTGTATAAAAGCCAGCGAGCCGTCGGCGTTCTCGGCCATCAGGATCATGCCCTGGCTGGTGATGCCTTTGATATCGCGGGGCGCCAGGTTAACAAGTATACTTACCTGCTGGCCGATGACCTCTTCGGGGCTGAAGAACTCGGCAATGCCGCTCACCACTGTGCGCTTGTCCAGGCCTGTATCGATCGTTAGTTTCAGGAGCTTTTTGGTTTTGGCTACTTTCTCAGCTTCCAGGATCGTGCCGATGCGGATGTCCATTTTACTGAAATCCTCGAAGGTGATATCATCTTTGGCCGGCTCTACGGTAGCGTTCGCCAGCACGTTGGCCGTTTTGGTGTCCAGCAGTTTTTGTACCTGCGCGTCCACAGCCGCATCTTCCACCTTCTCGAACAGCAGTTCCGGTTTGCCCGTCATGTGGCCTGCCGGCAGCAGGTCGGCAGCGCCGGCATCCGCCCACATGCCCGGGTTCATACCTAACATGCTGCGCAGCTTGCCAGCAGACTGTGGCAGAAATGGCTCCATCAGGATAGCCAGGCTGCCGGAGATCTGCAGCGCAATATTCATAATGGTTTTTACCCGCTCCGGGTCTGTTTTGATGAGTTTCCAGGGCTCTGTATCGGCCAGGTACTTGTTGCCCAGGCGCGCCAGGTTCATCAGTTCCCCCAGGGCATCACGGAAGCGGTAGCGCTCAATATAGGTCGCAATCACCATTGGCATGCCTTCCAGCACGCCCAGCACTTCTTTGTCATAGTCGTACAGCTCGCCGCGGGCCGGCACCTGGCCCTCGTAGTATTTCTGGGTAAGCACCACGGCCCGGTTGATGAAGTTACCAAGTATGGCCAGCAGCTCGTTGTTATTGCGGGCCTGGTAGTCTTTCCAGGTAAAGTCGTTGTCTTTGGTTTCGGGCATGTTGGCAGCCAGCACATAGCGCAGCACATCAGCCTTGCCCGGGAAATCCTCCATATACTCGTGCAGCCACACCGCCCAGTTGCGGGAGGTGGAGATCTTGTCGCCTTCCAGGTTCAGGAACTCGTTGGCCGGCACATTGTCCGGAAGTATAAAATCGCCGTGTGCCTTGAGCATACTTGGGAAAATGATGCAGTGGAACACGATATTGTCTTTGCCGATAAAGTGCACCAGCTTGGTTTCCGGGTCTTTCCAGTATTTCTCCCAATCCTCGGTCAGGGCTTTGGTCGCGGAAATGTAGCCGATCGGCGCATCGAACCACACATAGAGTACCTTACCTTCAGCGCCTGGCAGCGGCACCGGCACGCCCCAATCCAGGTCGCGGGTTACGGCGCGGGGCTGCAGGCCCTGGTCTATCCAGCTTTTGCACTGCCCGTATACATTCGGTTTCCAGTCCGATTTATGCCCTTCCACGATCCACTCGCGCAGCCACTGCTCATACTCGTTCAGGGGCAGGTACCAGTGCTTTGTTTCGCGCAGCACCGGTTTGAGTCCGCTTAGGGTACTTTTCGGGTTGATCAGATCAGTGGCATTGAGCGAGGAGCCGCAGTTTTCGCACTGGTCGCCATAGGCATTCTCGTTGCCGCAGCGCGGGCAGGTGCCAGTAATATAACGGTCGGCCAGGAACTGCTGCGCGCCTTCGTCATAATACTGCTGCGTGGTCTGCTCAATAAATTTGCCCTCGTTGTAAAGCTTCAGGAAAAAGTCTGACGCCGTTTCGGCATGTATTTTAGAGGAGGTGCGGTCGTATACATCAAACGACACGTTAAATTCGGCAAACGATCGTTTGATCAGCTCATGGTATTTGTCCACGGCCTGCTGAGGCGTGATGCCTTCTTTTTTGGCGCGGATAGTGATAGGCACCCCATGCTCGTCGGAGCCGCAGATAAACTTCACGTCCCGGTTTTGCAGGCGCAGGTAGCGCACGTAGATATCAGCAGGCAGGTATACCCCGGCCAGGTGCCCGATATGCACGGGGCCATTGGCGTAAGGCAAAGCAGCTGTAACAGTATAACGTTTCGGATTTGTCGTCATGTCTAAGATTAAAATACAAATATACGAAAGCCGAATGGATTGCCCTGCCGCTAATCGCGCAAAATGCCATCAGCCAGGTTTACCCACGGCAGCTATTTTCGTAAGTATAAACCGGTTTGCCCGGTTACAGCGGCAAACGCACGGAAAAAGAAGCCCGGAAGCTGCCGCCATACCTGCGGTACAGCTCTCGGATCAGCAATTCACCCTTCAATCAAAAAGGAGAAGCACATGAAAAATAAAGATAATTTCAGAACCCGCCGCGAAGATGGCGATGAGTTGGGAGAGCGAGGAGAAAATCAGAAAATCACGAAGAACCCTGCCCCCGAAAATGCGGACCAGGAATCGGACACGACCCCGCCCGACCACGAAGTATACGTAGACCTGGAGCCGGACGAATTGCACCTGGACGAGGAGCCACTGGATGTAACCGCTCCGGACGAAAATGACAAATAGTTTCGCTAAAAGCCACCGCCCTGCCCCGGTTAGCCGGGGCAGGGCGGTGGCTTTATAGCAAGTATAAAGGCAGCAAGTATAAAAGGTATTCGGTCAACACGCGCTATGCGCCTGCTTTTATATTTGCCAGCGCCTGCTTAGTCGTTTTTGCCATACATAAAATCATACCCCACCTGCGTCAGCATCAGGCCATCGGGTGCCGGGTTCACAAAGCCTTCTTTGGTGAGGTGATGCTCGGCCTCTTTCTGCACATCCTTATACTTGGGGTAATGCTCCTGCAGGTAAGGATAAAGCTGCTGGTAAGACAAGGTGCCGCCTTCCGGTACCTGCATGGCTTTGAAAGCCGCGATGATGCACTGCGTTAAATTCTCAATATTATCTGCTTCTGAATGTAGTTCTGGCATAACGTTAAACTTTTGGTGTGAAGTTTAAGTACGGCTGCCGTTCCGGTATTGTTAAGCGCCGCCGCCCCACGTGGCAGGTATAATGTGGATTAATAGCCGCCGCCGGCGCAGTTGGCAACCAATTTCTGGCAAAGCCTTTTCAAAACGAACCGGGGTCTTTTTGCAGCCAGAATTTAATGCAATTTCCGGAAGGTACTACGCCGGTTTGAAGGCCCGCGCAATTTTCCTAATACCTTATGAAACAAAGCCTAGCAACTTTATGTTGCCTTTCTAGCCCGCGCTTCTGCCGGCCGTAAATAAATTAATACAACCATAACCTGTTTATTTCGAGCGGACTAGTGAAAATCTAAACCCTTTTCAGTATTTTTGCACCTCGAAAAACCTATTCAATGCAAAACATTCGAAATATTGCGATTATCGCACACGTAGACCACGGTAAAACAACACTCGTGGACAAGATCATCCATGCTTCCAAGCTATTCGCTGACCACCAGCACTTTGATGACCTGATACTGGACAACAACGACCTGGAGCGCGAACGAGGCATCACGATCGTTTCTAAAAACGTGTCGGTTCGTTACAAAGGTGTAAAGATCAACGTTATTGACACGCCTGGTCACGCCGACTTCGGCGGTGAAGTGGAGCGCGTTCTGAAGATGGCCGATGGCGTACTGCTTTTAGTAGACGCTTTTGAAGGTGCCATGCCCCAGACCCGTTTCGTATTGGGCAAAGCCATCCAGTTGGGCCTTAAGCCGATTGTGGTGGTAAACAAAGTGGATAAAGACAACTGCCGCCCTGATGAGGTGCACGAGCAGGTATTTGACCTGATGTTTAACCTGGAAGCTACTGAAGACCAGCTGGACTTTACAACGCTTTATGGTTCTTCTAAACAGGGCTGGATGAGCACCGACTGGACCAAGCCAACTGACAACATCACGCCATTGCTGGATGCCATCATCGATGTGATCCCACCGGCGCCATACTTAGATGGCACGCCGCAGATGCAGATCACCTCGCTCGACTATTCTTCATTCGTAGGTCGTATCGCTATCGGTCGTGTGCACCGCGGCACCCTGAAAGAAGGTATGCCGATCAGCTTGTGCAAAGCCGACGGATCAATTAAAAAAGGAAAGATTGCCGAGCTGCAGATTTTTGAAGGCCTGGGCCGCAAGAACGTAGCCGAAGTATCAGCAGGCGAGATCTGCGCTGTAACTGGTATAGAAGGATTTGACATTGGCGACACCATTGCCGATGCTGTGAACCCGGAGCCGTTAAAGCGTATCTCTATTGATGAGCCAACTATGAACATGCTCTTCACGATCAACAACTCTCCTTTCTTCGGCAAAGAGGGCAAGTTCGTGACATCACGCCACCTGCGTGACCGCCTGTTCAAGGAAACTGAGAAAAACCTGGCCCTGCGCGTACAGGAAACTGATCGTGAAGATACCTTCCTGGTATTCGGTCGTGGTATCCTGCACTTGTCTGTACTGATCGAGACCATGCGCCGCGAAGGCTATGAGTTGCAGGTAGGCCAGCCACAGGTAATTTATAAAGAAATTGACGGTGTGCGTTGCGAGCCGATCGAGCACATGGTAGTGGACGTACCCGAAGAAACAGCCGGTAAGGTTATTGAACTGGTAACACAGCGCAAAGGCGAACTGACCATCATGGAGCCAAAGGGAGACCTGCAGCACCTGGAGTTCAACATCCCGGCGCGTGGCCTGATTGGTCTGCGTAACAACGTACTGACCGCTACTGCCGGTGAGGCCATCATGAACCACCGCTTCAGCCGTTACGAGCCATACAAAGGCACCATCCCTGGCCGTATCAACGGTTCTATCATTTCGATGGAAACAGGTCCGGGCACGGCTTACTCTATTGATAAGCTGCAGGACCGTGGTTTCTTCTTCGTAGATCCGGGCGTGGATGTATACATGGGCCAGGTAATTGGCGAGCACAGCCGCCAGAACGACATCACAGTGAACATTCAGAAAGGTAAGAAGCTGACCAACATGCGTGCTTCAGGTTCTGACAACAACGTGAAGATCGCCCCGGCCAAGCATTTCTCGCTGGAGGAAGCCATGGAATACATCCAGAAAGACGAATTGCTGGAAGTAACGCCAAAGAGCATCCGTATGCGTAAGATCTACCTCGACGAGAACGAGCGTAACCGCAACTCCAAAGCAGAAGCGTAAGCAATAGACACGCTACAAGTATAAAAAGGCCTGCCGCTGTATAGTGGCAGGCCTTTTTTTGTGCATAATCCAGCGACATGTATAACCCAGGGCGCTACCGGCGTTGTGATCAATGGAAATGAAGTATGGCAAGGCCTCCGGCACTGTCTTTGATTGAAAGGAATCTACGCCGGCACAGCAGATCGTTCCTATTAGCAGGTCCGATTCAGCACCCGAAGTAACCTTATTTACGAAATGTGGTAAGCTACCTTGTTATGTATAAAAGATATCTTTTTATCGGCTGGAGCTCCCTCCTGCTGCTGTTCACGCTGCCTGCCCTGGCACAAACCACCACCGGCAAAAAAGCGACTACAAAGCCAAAAGCCCAACAAACGCAGCCAACCAGCGCTGCAGCAAAAGTCCCGGCAACGGCAGAAACACCGGCCGCCGCAGCCATGCCCTTTGGTAAAGGAGCAGAGTACGGCCTGCTGCAGGCCTGGGCTGGTTATGATTTTACACCCGGCAGTAAAGTGATTTTCGAAGACTACCTGACAGGAGAAGATCAGGGCGAATTTCCGTCGCAGTGGGACCTGATGAGAGGACAGCTGGAAACCGCTACCTATGGCAGCAGCACTGTGCTCAATCTAAAGGAAACCGGCACCATAATCCGGCCGATGATGCTGGAAGAAAAGTGGCTCCCCGGAACCGCTACTATCGAAATGGATGTGCTCTTTGAATCAGCAGCGCCGGGCGTTACCTACAAGCTCTACCTAACGGCCAGTGGCGATAAAAGCAATGAAACGACCAACGGCGACTTTGCAAATCCGATCGAGGTCAGCGCTGCCGGGCTCAAATTCATGACCACCGACTCTACCTCGGCTGAACTGAAAGCGGCCCCTACTAAATTCCAGTGGCGCCATGTGTCTGTCGGGCTCAACAAAAACCAACTCGACGTATACCTGGACCAGTATCACCTGCTCCATCTTACCGGCCTGAAAGGCACGCCTACCGGTTTGCGCATTGCTGTAGAAAAGGTTAAACAACCGAACACGATGGTGCGGAATGTATTTGTGACCGAAGGCAGTAACCCCTTCCCCAGGCAGCTGGCCGCAGACAGCCCTTTTGTGACGTACGGCCTTAAGTTTGACCCTTACAGCGCCACCATGCGCCCCGAATCGGCCGGAACCCTGCAGCGCCTCATCCAGCTGCTGCAAGCCCAGCCGCAACTAAAACTAAGTATAGAAAGCCATACCGGTAGCCTAGGAGACGAGAACTTTAATCTGAAACTCAGCCAGCAGCGGGCGGATGCCGTGAAAGCTTACCTCACCTACCTGGGCATTGCGCCGGAGCGGCTATCGGCCAAAGGCTGGGGCAAAGCCAAACCGCTTGACAAAAGCTCCTCTGAAAAAGCAGAGCAAAACAACAACCGCATCGAGCTTATTAAACTATAAGAACTGCCTGCATTGCAACGCAGCACCGGCGCAGAAACGATGTTTCTGTGCCGGTGCTGTTTTATAGCGATGTCAAAGTATACCGGCTGCCCCGGAACGGTACGGCCTTCCCTCAATTTCTCTCTTGCAGCAACTCTCCTGCATGATCGAACTTTGAAGACGCGCAAGCGCCTCTGGTATTCTCACCCATAACAAGAGGGTTTTTACACGCTATCCTCTTCATATTACTTAACTATTTAAACAATTATTGTAATTATTTAAATAATAATTTTCCTTTACGGCTTCTTCTAGACCTTCTATTCCTATGAAAAAAGCCTTTCTTCTTTTTCCGCTCATCAGCTTATACTTGCTGTGCTCCTTACCTGGACACGCGCAGCTAAATATTGGCCGCAAGCTCCAGAACAAGCTCAACCAGAAAATCGACCAGCAGGTAGACAAAAAAATAGACACTGCGCTGGACAAGCCTTTAAAGGCCGGGGCCGACCGGAAAGAAAACGCCGCGGAGGCTGATGCAGCTGAACCTGGCACA
This window contains:
- a CDS encoding OmpA family protein — encoded protein: MYKRYLFIGWSSLLLLFTLPALAQTTTGKKATTKPKAQQTQPTSAAAKVPATAETPAAAAMPFGKGAEYGLLQAWAGYDFTPGSKVIFEDYLTGEDQGEFPSQWDLMRGQLETATYGSSTVLNLKETGTIIRPMMLEEKWLPGTATIEMDVLFESAAPGVTYKLYLTASGDKSNETTNGDFANPIEVSAAGLKFMTTDSTSAELKAAPTKFQWRHVSVGLNKNQLDVYLDQYHLLHLTGLKGTPTGLRIAVEKVKQPNTMVRNVFVTEGSNPFPRQLAADSPFVTYGLKFDPYSATMRPESAGTLQRLIQLLQAQPQLKLSIESHTGSLGDENFNLKLSQQRADAVKAYLTYLGIAPERLSAKGWGKAKPLDKSSSEKAEQNNNRIELIKL
- a CDS encoding MDR family MFS transporter translates to MKRFFLLYRNAFGGLSKPAWMMSVVMLINRSGSMVTPFLGVYMTETLGYGLREAGIVLSIYGLGSVCGSLLGGWLTDKIGHFKVQLISLVLGGSLYFVLVNLERFGYLAAGIFVLSLVNDMLRPANSASIASYAKPENVTRAFSLNRMAINLGFSIGPALGGLLAAISFRWLFIADGVTCIAAGFFFFLYFRNKQGHHPRHLPKDTTAHPPVLPAYKDYTFLLFVGFCCCFAIIFFQLFSTLPLYYRQVYVLPESRIGVLMGINGMVVFLLEMITVYLLGDKVRKDVLVTVGVLILGFSFVLLNLVQHISVLYLAMLLLSIAEICAMPFMATITVERSNDRNRGAYMGLYTIAYSAAHVVAPFLGTSIVAAYGFATLWWAMGGFAVVSAVGLYLVVRQMERQRHQQQMAATAAQALTTG
- the metG gene encoding methionine--tRNA ligase; protein product: MTTNPKRYTVTAALPYANGPVHIGHLAGVYLPADIYVRYLRLQNRDVKFICGSDEHGVPITIRAKKEGITPQQAVDKYHELIKRSFAEFNVSFDVYDRTSSKIHAETASDFFLKLYNEGKFIEQTTQQYYDEGAQQFLADRYITGTCPRCGNENAYGDQCENCGSSLNATDLINPKSTLSGLKPVLRETKHWYLPLNEYEQWLREWIVEGHKSDWKPNVYGQCKSWIDQGLQPRAVTRDLDWGVPVPLPGAEGKVLYVWFDAPIGYISATKALTEDWEKYWKDPETKLVHFIGKDNIVFHCIIFPSMLKAHGDFILPDNVPANEFLNLEGDKISTSRNWAVWLHEYMEDFPGKADVLRYVLAANMPETKDNDFTWKDYQARNNNELLAILGNFINRAVVLTQKYYEGQVPARGELYDYDKEVLGVLEGMPMVIATYIERYRFRDALGELMNLARLGNKYLADTEPWKLIKTDPERVKTIMNIALQISGSLAILMEPFLPQSAGKLRSMLGMNPGMWADAGAADLLPAGHMTGKPELLFEKVEDAAVDAQVQKLLDTKTANVLANATVEPAKDDITFEDFSKMDIRIGTILEAEKVAKTKKLLKLTIDTGLDKRTVVSGIAEFFSPEEVIGQQVSILVNLAPRDIKGITSQGMILMAENADGSLAFIQPGKQVVNGSGVS
- the typA gene encoding translational GTPase TypA translates to MQNIRNIAIIAHVDHGKTTLVDKIIHASKLFADHQHFDDLILDNNDLERERGITIVSKNVSVRYKGVKINVIDTPGHADFGGEVERVLKMADGVLLLVDAFEGAMPQTRFVLGKAIQLGLKPIVVVNKVDKDNCRPDEVHEQVFDLMFNLEATEDQLDFTTLYGSSKQGWMSTDWTKPTDNITPLLDAIIDVIPPAPYLDGTPQMQITSLDYSSFVGRIAIGRVHRGTLKEGMPISLCKADGSIKKGKIAELQIFEGLGRKNVAEVSAGEICAVTGIEGFDIGDTIADAVNPEPLKRISIDEPTMNMLFTINNSPFFGKEGKFVTSRHLRDRLFKETEKNLALRVQETDREDTFLVFGRGILHLSVLIETMRREGYELQVGQPQVIYKEIDGVRCEPIEHMVVDVPEETAGKVIELVTQRKGELTIMEPKGDLQHLEFNIPARGLIGLRNNVLTATAGEAIMNHRFSRYEPYKGTIPGRINGSIISMETGPGTAYSIDKLQDRGFFFVDPGVDVYMGQVIGEHSRQNDITVNIQKGKKLTNMRASGSDNNVKIAPAKHFSLEEAMEYIQKDELLEVTPKSIRMRKIYLDENERNRNSKAEA